tattacttttttctaaccgatatacataaattattatcCGAGAAGATTTAGCTTATTTAGGGTTGTGTCATTTAGCACTATTTGAAAAATCTAATTGGGAGGTGGttccttttcttgttcttcttttttctcaatttttttttcctttttttttttggattgagATGAGGGGAAtttgataaaaaggaaaaatacatGCAATTTGGCCAAGTTGTCTGATTTTTTAATCCTCATTTCATTTGCTTACCTATTTCCAGGTTGGTGCTTACAATATTGCTGAGTCTGCATTCCACTTATTTGAGAATCCTCCCTAACTCAAATAGTATATACGCGAAAAGGTTTGAAATATCCctcaattttgttatttagaAATGACATAGTCCTCgttataaaaatgaattttatatatatgtatatattgttaCACAAATGGTAGACATATCCATGTGGGCATACTTTTAAGGAAAATTTACCTAAATATACAACGTATTTTatcatattctttaaaatttcctaccatttgaaaaaaaattacaaaaatctctaCTATGTCCTATTCTCGGATATAATCACTCGTATGCAATGGTATTGGTGTTTCTTGTATCAACAAAGGTAATGTATTGAGATGTGATCTATTGGGACATGAAGTGATATATTGTGACAAGTGTGTCACGTATCAACAAAGATAATGTATCAGGACGAGATGTACCAGACATTGACTGATGTATACAAAACCAGGATGAGATGTATTGGAACATTGAAAGATGTATCTGAAACTGAGATGCAATGTACCGAGACGTTGAGTGATATATTCGAAATCCTTAAATTTTAAGAGCTAATTACATCATTTTCCTACTCTTTTTTAAATTACGGAAATATCATAGTGTTAAGAACCAATTACATTATTTCCCTactctttttcaaattacaaaactCTCATAAGGTTGAGAGCTAATTACATTATTTTCgttcttttttttaagttaCAAAAGTCCcctataatttatgtattttgagTACATCACTGGACTCTAGATACACGAGGGAGGGATGTATCCAAGAGGGGATAAGACATCCAGATATATAGGGAAAAGATGTATCAACGAGGGGGAAAGGATGTAGTAGCGAGAGGAAGCAAAAAATAGAATGTATGTTCTAAAGAAGAAGGTTGCTTGATTATTCTTTTCAGGAGCAAGCCATAAGGACTGAATAGATCGCGAGAATGCATGTTCTGATGCTTGCATGGGCTAGAATTTAAGAATTATGGTAAAATAAGATGTGTATTTaggtaatttttccttttctaaattCTAACGTTTTTTAAGGTAACAAGGCATCACTCATAACCAAGATTCACCTCCTCCCTTTTAGACGAAGAGTAGTCAACATTATCATAGTCAGTATAGTCCTACAATATAGATCTGGAGAGAGTAATGTGTCCGAACACCTAACCGCTTTGAGAGGTAGAGGGGCTGACAAAGTCTATTCTAGTGAAAATCATATTAGAAgacacaaatattttacttctcTATGCAGTGTTCAGTCAAATAGAGAAAAAACAGTAAAACACTTCTAATAAGAACACTTGATTATATCTCCACTTGTGAAAAAACTTAATGCCTTCATCATTTATCATAGGCTAGCCTTGAAAtcgaacaacaacaacaacgccGAGTGTAATCCCTCAAGAGGGGTCCCGGGAGgtagaccttacccctaccttaaAATCGAACAAGTGAAGACCAAATGTTAGTTTAACCCAAAGCACAGAACAAGATGAGATCAGGGGGGATTAGGAACGTAGATCACCAAATGTTAGATTACAGATAACCCAAGGAAAGCAAATTTATTACAGAATGCATGTCTAAAAGAGAAGATCAAAATCAATGTGGAAAAAAACTCTCATCAAGGAAAAAGGGGAGGAAAAGAAGAGGCATACATATGGACAAGACACCTAAAAAGGAAGCAAATAGACCTCGAACAACTTCACTCAAGGAAAAGTTATATTTACAAACCTATTCAGCGAGAAGGTAAGTTGGGTCCAAAGGCTTGACAGTGTCTGGAAAATCTGTTCTTTGTCCGGCAAGAGAATAGTAGGCAAGTATATGGGCTGGATGCTCCGAGACTACAGTTTCTGCATTATTTCCATCGTTGGCAATAACTCGTCTTGCAGGAATCAATTCAATATTCCAGAATGGGCGAGCCATCGCTAAGAGATCACGACCAGCTGAAGATGCCCTGTATCCTTGTACCCATAGATACCTTAACGATTTTAGCTGCAAGGTAGCCAAGGCTAATGCACGTTCACTGAAACAGCAGCCTCTCACTTCTAGCTTTTGCAGGCTCGGACATCCTTTAGAGAACTCCAGAAGGCCATGATCGGATTCCCCAACGTATCCCAGAAGCATCCATCTCACGTTTGGGCTGTATTGCCCGACATAACTGAGACCTACATCAGTAAGGCCCCCAGGCCGGACATAGAGGGCAAATCTTCTAAGATTATGGCAACCTCTTAGTAAAGCACGCACACCATTATCAAGTGGCAGATCTGTTATTCTTTCTTCTCTGTCAAGCAAAACTAGCCGAAAATCACTCAGATTTTTCAGATATGTACCAATAACTTCCAAAGCTTCATTAGTAATATCTGACACATAAACAGCCATGTATTCTAGTTCAAGACATCCCTTTGCCAAATCAATCAATCCTCTGTGTGTAACCGCACCTTCTTCATCCTCCATCTCCTGATCATCAGCTCCTCTCTCAATCCTGAGCCGCTTTAACCTCTTACAGTACTGGCCAAGCACTTCCAATCCTCTATCCCCAACAACATTCCTAGTCTGTTTCAAACATGATAACAGAAAGAAAACTGAATTAGGTTATAAACTTCAGAGAAATCTTTTCCTCTCATCTACTAGTCTTCTTTTCACTCCAAATTCTGGAGTGGTATCATTCAGATGGAGAAACAAAAAATAGCAACTATACATGAATGCTCTCTATAGAATCAGCCATTTGATGCGTTGAAGTATCAAGTTAGGGTATATATCAAATTATACAAGTTTAAAAATACAGCTTGCCAAGCATAAAAACTTTGACACATGTTCcacagaaaaatatttttttgttaattataagaAATGGAAATTGAGCCTGACTCATCCGCAAAAGCTAACTCGGGGGAGAATTGCCCAGACAAATTACCTATCCAACTACTTGATGTGGGACTTCTAACACTCCCAAGCATGCCCAGACCTAGTTAACTGGAGCATGGACTCTATAATATGGGGGTCCAACAGCGGTGAACAAGAATTGGGATGGGCTTGGCTCTGATACTATGATAAAGAAATTACCCATCCCAACACTGATGTGGGACTTCTAACTGTAAATTTCATTAAACGCTCAATTTCTGATATCAAAGTGATGCAATCACAACAAAATCAGTGTGAATGTTGGTGTTATGCACCAATATAAGTGAGCCcgttaaatataaaattgatattgGCATAAAGAAAAGAGGGTGAGAAAAGCTTGCGAGACTTAACCTCAAGAATTTCCAAGTTGGGACACCTTTGCAGTAAGAAACAGTGGGCTGCTGTGTCAAGAAGTGCATAAAGAAGATCCAATTTCCTCAGACGAGACGCAATAGGGAAGAGAATGGACATCTCATTTCTCCCTAAGTATGTCAAGCCCAATTGACATAATCTTGGAGGGAAAACTAGTGCGGCATATTTTCCGGAATGCTCATTATAGCCATTTTCAACAACAAGTTCTGGTTGGTCATTAAATGCGCCACCACCAAACTCCTCCAATGCAGCTGCAGCTCTAAAGAAGCCAAGAAGATTCGTAATTTCACACTCGCTAATTTTCATAGAGACTAGAGATTTACAATTTCTTGCTATCAATTCAAGATCTTCAGCCCTAACTTGCAGAAGATCTGTCATGTAAAAGTTCAAATTCTCAAGAACAGTGTTGTTCAATGCTAGTTCATGTGCCCATTCTCCATCTTTCTCAATTATATAACTCTCTTCCATTAACAAAGTTCTTAAGTTCCTGCAGGACACAGACTACATGAGAACCCATTGAGACAAAACAGGCAACAGAATTCAATCGACTACtcaattgtattaaaatttccCAAAAAAGATAACTTAGTAAAACACAAAAACATAGCAAGTTGTGCAAATGATTAAAAAATGTCtaacatattataaataatgcaCAGAAGCATTGACTTTTTCAGACCCTATCATGTCATATGAGTCCCATATAAGAAATTGTTCAGCGTAACAACTTCAACATCAATCAAGCTCAATTATCAAGACCAACTTCCAATcaactaaacaaaaatataGGTTCATCACATACTACACTGCAGTGGTAATGGCAAAGTCACCATAGAACAATTAACCAAGTTAGGCCTACAGCTTCACCAGAATAACATTGAGATCACTTGACCATCCTACAAGACAAAAACAGGCAACTTTTTTCACATTCATCAGCTTTACCTTTCAGCATGACCTGTGACATCTGACCAGTTGTCTCCAACCATATTTAATAATTACCAGTTGTCTCCACCTTACAAGCTGACATCTAGTGAACACGTGTACACGTCTATCCGTTAGAGGATAACATGCTTAGTACCCCTTGTGTCCTACTTTAGGTGAGCTAAGTAGACTCTAATGATCAATTTCACAAATTCTTAGAGTGATATGTTGACCGTAATGGTTGAAATTTAAGTAGGCATTTGGCCATGGATTCCAAATGTTTTCCACTTTATTTGGAACTTATAAGGATTGAATTGGGAAACAGGTTTGGAGCACCTTTAAGTATGGAATCTAACTACAAGTTGGATTTGGAATTTTCTAACCTCTACACTGATTTTGAATTAAAGTGAAAAATTATTCATGGACAAACGGCTTAGAAACTAGTAGTAGGCACCTTATAAACTAAAACCAAATGGATTGTCTACTGGGCTTTGGTCTAATGGTAAAAGTGCAGTGCTGGTTGTGTGGTTTAGGTGCATGTCCTGGGTTTGAGCCCTAGCGTAGACAAAAGCTTAGTATTTAACTGGAGAAGAATTAAAGGGCAGGTTCATTATCCACAGGGTTTCAGACTGTGCGCCATTAACCCTCGAGAATTTCATGATTATAAGAAAACAGGTTAAAAAACCAAAACAtcaattgattaaatttaaaagcCACAGgattaaatacataaaaatattgatagtTGATTGATTTGGGACAAGAGATTAAGGACTAGACACTTGTTCTCCACCTTAAAGAGTGCTAATATTCCAATCAAATACACTATACACATGATTTATGACAAAAACTGCATGATCAAGTGTGTCTATTCTAGAGAGagtacattttttttgttagacATGTGCTCATACTCTTATTTATGCAGGTGCTCTGACAGTGAAGTTAAATAAGTACCTCTCATAAAACACAAATCTACAGCTCTAGGATACTCTGGTCTTCACTAATGCTTATAGACAGATGAAGAAACCATTTCTTCTACTGACACAATTTTAGGAATCAGATATTCGTAAACCATGGAGTCCATCACCTAAAAGTTACTCTCAACCTCAAAACAATTACTTGAGTTGCATAGCTCTAGGCAAAGTATAAAACATTAACTGCAAGGGGGATCAAGAAAAGAATAGGACTTAGTTGCTGCACTGTGTATATCAATAGCTTTTTGTTAACTACAAATCCCTGAATTTCTTGCATGCTTTCCAGTGTATTTGGcagtggaaaatatttttccgaAACATTTTCTCAACATTGGTACCTTGAACAAAAAACTGTTccctggaaaaaaaaaaaatctttgccCAAAAGGGGACAGTAATTGTACTTTTAGGTCCTGTTTGGATGGGCATATAAGAAGCAACATATAAGTCCAAAGCTAAGTCATTAGTAGATGATGATACCCTACTTTTGGCTTATGTTTAAACTTTTTTAGCCTAAAAGTAAGTGCTTAAAAATACTGTCTAACCTTTCCAAACaccttcaaaattaaaaaaaaaatgcttaaaaatcaaaaacaccTAAAAATAAGCTTAATCCAAACGGGCACTTAGTCTCAACATATCGTCTCCACTTCAAAAGAACACGGTGTGGAAACATTTTCATTAGATTATTAAATTATAGAAAATGTTTCTCCAAGGAAAATAATTTCCACTAAAAGGAGGAAGATGGCATCCATCACTCGTgagtctcataatttttttcaaaaatccacATATTGCCTCAATCAATACTTGCAAATTATAAAAGCTTTAGTACTCAtgaatatcaagaaaaaaaactattgaAACAAGTTATGCTATACCTCATACAATTATCAGAATCACCCAAGTTGTTGGCCAAATGTCTTCATTAAATATAATGTGCAACCAACAGTGAAAGTTTATGTAAAACGGATCTTAGAGCTAGCTCAATCCCAAATACTTGCTCATGAGGGGAAACAATAAACCTCAAACTTATGTGGTAATCTACACccccaagaaaaaaaaattgaacaaatcaGAATGAGAAGAAATTTCACTAGAATTACCAATAGCCTTGACAACTCAAACCGCCACAAACATTCAAAACTACAATAGTTAAAAGCAAACATgacaatataaaatttttaagcCACAGTAATAGAGCACTGCATAGTAATGAAATCTCAGAAAACAtaacaccttttttttttagaaatagaaGCAATAAGTTACCAggaaaagaaacaacaaaaaaaaggcGAAAAGAAATTCAAGACACGTCTCAAAGAAATGGATAATACAGGATAGCTTcagttcttttcttttcttttgataaaaatgaTAGCTTTTGAACCTACTGCAGCCCAGTAGCACAGCTGCCACGTTAACATAGCAAATGAGCTTATACTAAGCAGGGGAAAATGTAGTTAACAAGCTATATAAGTCAAAAATTCCGATATGGCGCTTAAAATATCACCAAAGTTTCAATAAATGCTATAGTATGACCCCCATAATTTTTGAAGCCGTCAGTAGAAGTCCTGGACCATCCAACAAGAACTCAGACCTCTCATGTGGCTCAAACAATCAATCATCCCTTAGGGATCTTAATTCAGAAAATTATCATAGACAATAAGCTAATTAAAGTGAATAAcaatatgaaactcaaaaaaaaaaaaaaacgaaactGGAAAGAGCTAAAACTTGCAATAGAAATAAATACATACTTGCAGGAACGAGAAATATGCAGAAGACCATCAGTAGAAAATCCAGAACACTTATCCAGCTTCAAAACTTGAAGAACTCTTCCACGACGATTCGCAAGTAATTCGAGATCCGAATCTCTAACAATCATTCTACGAAAATGAAGTGCTTTCAATTTACTAAAAGACTTAGTTATCTCCATAACCCAAGGTGTAACATATCCTCCCCAATCTTCCGGTATCAAATTAAACATAGCAGCTCTTGGTTTCCCTTTCAGTTTAACCGATTCAAGATGTGGAAACCTTCTAGATAACTGCTCTGGTTTCGCTGTATAACACAACGCCATGGTTATATGCTTTCTAGTAATCGCATCGATCTGCCACCACCTCTTACATACCAACGATACCGCGTCTCTATCACGCGATTCCTGTATATACGGAATCACACACTCCCATACTGTATCGTTTGTTGAGCTACTCAATCTCGTTGAGTTCCGTTCCTCCattaaaaccaaaaccaaaatcaaaacacaaatacttcaaaatactAACAACAAATTACACCATGACCATGTCCAACTTCAACAACTTGACACTGATAATGGAAGAGAGGTTACAGTTGAAGAAGATGGAGGAGAGAGATTCAACGGAGagatgtagagagagaaagaagatcGGACGGCGACagtatgataatatttttattttttttttttttatttttatttttttggtacgTAAAAGATTACTTAGAGAGACCCTAATTGAGAGTGGTccaaatatcataaatttcttTATGAGGCTCAAAACATAAGGAATGAAGTGTAtgtattctaattttttatatatattttattctcatATACTATATGGTATATTGGGAcaataaaaagttgaaaatatttatccCAAGAATATAGGCCCCTATCATAGCTTAGAGttagttttctttgtttttaacatcttataataaaagtaattattttttttacttccctttatttaaactttattattcTGTTTTGACTTGATATGATATAATGTAGTTATAACTTAGTGAAAATTTGAGTTTAAATAAGAAATCGTTGAAGATGTGGATCAGGATAGAAGGTTAGCAATTAGGAGTGTATTATcttggtcaattttttttacttccccttttactttaatttaataagaCACGATGTATGTAGTTtgattatagtttattttattgtagTACTAttctgttattgttgttttgttaCTATCTGTTGTCTCTAGCACTTTTATTACATATTTTCAGTTTGTTTTGTCTTGAGCCGAGAGTCTATTTGAAAAAGGTAAAGGAGAACTCTCTGTATATTCTATCCACTTCAAATCTCACCATATAGAAATAcactgaatatattattattattactgatttgacttacttttttttaaaaaaaaaaagtaaagaattaACAATTGATTGTTAGAAAAAATGAATCGcataaatttattgatattttataccaatatttttattagtgaaTACACTATCATATCCTAATATTTAGATTCACAATTAATCATTGCATAATACTACAAgaatataatatctttttttctcaAGAAATTATCCAACTTAAAAccaaatacataatttttagtttttttactTATACATTTTGAATAACCATTTTTCAATGcttaaaaacaataattaaaaaaaaaatattcatggaTAGACTCAAATACAAGTggtattagaaaaataataattaatggtGGAGGAAAGAGAGATGAGAGATAGACGAAAAAGATGCGAATAATAGTAATTGCATCTGTCCACTTGTCGTGCTACCAAAGGGAGAAAACTATGGATTTCATTGGTTGTTTGTACTTTTTTATGAAACaaattagttaaaaaaatatt
The window above is part of the Solanum pennellii chromosome 5, SPENNV200 genome. Proteins encoded here:
- the LOC107020531 gene encoding coronatine-insensitive protein 1: MEERNSTRLSSSTNDTVWECVIPYIQESRDRDAVSLVCKRWWQIDAITRKHITMALCYTAKPEQLSRRFPHLESVKLKGKPRAAMFNLIPEDWGGYVTPWVMEITKSFSKLKALHFRRMIVRDSDLELLANRRGRVLQVLKLDKCSGFSTDGLLHISRSCKNLRTLLMEESYIIEKDGEWAHELALNNTVLENLNFYMTDLLQVRAEDLELIARNCKSLVSMKISECEITNLLGFFRAAAALEEFGGGAFNDQPELVVENGYNEHSGKYAALVFPPRLCQLGLTYLGRNEMSILFPIASRLRKLDLLYALLDTAAHCFLLQRCPNLEILETRNVVGDRGLEVLGQYCKRLKRLRIERGADDQEMEDEEGAVTHRGLIDLAKGCLELEYMAVYVSDITNEALEVIGTYLKNLSDFRLVLLDREERITDLPLDNGVRALLRGCHNLRRFALYVRPGGLTDVGLSYVGQYSPNVRWMLLGYVGESDHGLLEFSKGCPSLQKLEVRGCCFSERALALATLQLKSLRYLWVQGYRASSAGRDLLAMARPFWNIELIPARRVIANDGNNAETVVSEHPAHILAYYSLAGQRTDFPDTVKPLDPTYLLAE